A genome region from Haloarcula rubripromontorii includes the following:
- a CDS encoding glycosyltransferase, translating to MDAAVIVPAYNEAESLARCLAPFESQPVELVVVVGGDDGTEQVARDTPFVDTVVRCDEGGAGIARNRGAKAATAPILLFTDADTVVPDDWVRLHLRHYADDAVVGVGGPARPLEDSLKHRVLFKLLSDYWYRVSWPLGFVQQPGFNCSFRADAFEAAGGFDEDIPFMEDTELSLRMKDHGRIVYDADSCVATSARREADEGYLSLFAKYVRGYANHYILRREFDADYF from the coding sequence ATGGACGCCGCAGTTATCGTCCCGGCCTACAACGAGGCGGAGTCGCTGGCCCGCTGTCTGGCTCCCTTCGAGTCACAGCCCGTCGAACTGGTCGTCGTGGTCGGCGGCGACGACGGGACGGAACAGGTAGCCCGCGACACCCCCTTCGTCGACACCGTCGTCCGGTGTGACGAGGGCGGGGCGGGAATTGCCAGGAACCGCGGAGCCAAAGCCGCGACAGCGCCGATTCTGTTGTTTACCGATGCCGATACAGTCGTCCCCGATGACTGGGTCCGCCTGCATCTCAGACACTACGCCGACGACGCGGTGGTGGGCGTCGGCGGGCCTGCGCGTCCGCTGGAGGACAGTCTCAAACACCGCGTGCTGTTCAAACTGCTGTCGGACTACTGGTATCGGGTCTCGTGGCCCCTTGGCTTCGTCCAGCAACCGGGCTTCAACTGTAGCTTCCGGGCCGACGCCTTCGAGGCCGCCGGCGGCTTCGACGAAGACATTCCGTTTATGGAGGACACGGAACTCTCCCTGCGGATGAAAGACCACGGCCGAATCGTCTACGACGCCGACTCCTGTGTCGCCACGTCGGCCCGCAGGGAGGCCGACGAGGGGTATCTCTCGCTGTTTGCGAAGTACGTCCGCGGGTACGCGAACCACTACATCCTCCGCCGGGAGTTCGATGCCGACTACTTCTGA
- a CDS encoding MFS transporter, whose amino-acid sequence MRGTVTHLPAADTNHSVNANDRAITALVMLAHGLVHTYEMAVPIFVVIWLTEFDLINLGIAQFDVTTATVGIIVTVGYGLFGAGALPGGIIVDRIGSRRLITGCLLGMGASYILLGLAPSMVVIALALVLWGLSASVYHPAGLSLISKGVEQRGTGLAYHGVAGNLGIGLGPLVAAILLLVAEWRTVALVLGVPALLAAVYASQASFDETAAVTTATDGGSKANSGIDSLEGFLSESKHLLAGSFLLVFVVVMCSGLYYRGVLTFLPELLRDLPGFEPVPVETLLPPTVLSALGIETGTGQAFKPQDYFYAGLLLIGVFGQYAGGKLSDRIPVEYGIAGSFLVLATLAVLFVPVSAMGFGPLAVLGALLGVALFVVQPMYQAAVAEHTPAGTRGLSYGYTYLGVFGVGALGGGLAGSILAFANVTALFGTLAGIALVAVLAGTTLARRS is encoded by the coding sequence ATGCGCGGAACCGTCACACACTTGCCGGCGGCCGACACGAACCACAGTGTGAACGCGAACGACCGAGCGATCACCGCGCTGGTCATGCTCGCACACGGACTGGTCCACACCTACGAGATGGCGGTCCCGATATTTGTCGTCATCTGGCTCACCGAGTTCGACCTCATCAACCTCGGTATCGCGCAGTTCGATGTGACGACAGCGACCGTCGGTATCATCGTCACGGTAGGCTATGGCCTGTTCGGAGCCGGCGCGCTTCCGGGCGGTATCATCGTCGACAGAATCGGTTCTCGCCGGCTCATCACCGGGTGTCTGCTCGGCATGGGCGCGTCGTACATCCTGCTGGGACTGGCTCCGAGTATGGTCGTGATCGCGCTCGCGCTCGTCCTCTGGGGCCTCTCTGCCAGCGTGTACCATCCGGCGGGGCTCTCGCTTATCAGCAAAGGCGTCGAACAGCGCGGGACCGGGCTCGCCTATCACGGCGTCGCCGGCAACCTCGGCATCGGCCTCGGCCCGCTCGTCGCCGCAATTCTCCTGTTGGTCGCCGAGTGGCGGACCGTCGCGCTCGTTCTCGGGGTTCCGGCGCTGCTCGCCGCCGTCTACGCCTCGCAGGCGAGCTTCGACGAAACGGCGGCGGTGACGACAGCGACTGACGGCGGGTCAAAGGCCAACAGCGGTATCGACTCGCTGGAGGGGTTCCTTTCGGAGAGCAAGCACTTGTTGGCCGGGAGCTTCCTCTTAGTGTTCGTTGTCGTGATGTGCTCGGGGCTGTACTACCGGGGTGTCCTCACGTTCCTTCCGGAACTCCTGCGAGACTTGCCGGGCTTCGAGCCGGTCCCGGTGGAGACGCTGCTGCCACCCACCGTGCTCTCGGCGCTTGGCATCGAAACCGGGACGGGGCAGGCTTTCAAGCCACAGGACTATTTCTACGCCGGCCTGTTGCTTATCGGTGTTTTCGGCCAGTACGCCGGGGGCAAACTCAGCGACCGGATTCCCGTCGAGTACGGCATCGCCGGGTCGTTCCTTGTGCTTGCCACCCTTGCGGTGCTGTTCGTTCCGGTGTCGGCGATGGGCTTCGGGCCGCTGGCGGTGCTCGGTGCGCTTCTGGGCGTCGCGCTGTTCGTCGTCCAGCCGATGTATCAGGCCGCCGTCGCGGAGCACACGCCTGCTGGCACGCGCGGACTGTCGTACGGCTACACGTATCTGGGTGTGTTCGGCGTCGGCGCGCTCGGTGGTGGGCTGGCCGGGTCGATTCTGGCTTTCGCGAACGTGACGGCGCTGTTCGGGACACTCGCCGGAATCGCACTCGTCGCTGTCCTCGCGGGAACCACCCTCGCGCGTCGCTCGTGA
- a CDS encoding DUF2237 family protein — protein sequence MESERNVLGGELAPCSMDPKTGFMRDGYCYPLQRDPGRHEICAVMTAEFLEYSKAQGNDLVTPRPELNFPGLDPGDHWCVCVPRWIEGHEAGRAPPVNLDATSEDVLEDVSLETLQEYAADTESEADATSE from the coding sequence ATGGAAAGCGAACGCAACGTCCTCGGCGGGGAACTGGCCCCTTGCTCGATGGATCCGAAGACGGGCTTCATGCGCGACGGATACTGCTACCCGCTCCAGCGTGACCCGGGCCGGCACGAGATCTGTGCCGTGATGACAGCGGAATTTCTGGAATACAGTAAAGCGCAGGGCAACGACCTCGTGACGCCACGGCCGGAGCTAAACTTCCCGGGACTCGACCCGGGCGACCACTGGTGCGTCTGCGTCCCGCGCTGGATAGAGGGTCACGAGGCCGGGCGCGCACCGCCGGTGAACCTCGACGCGACGAGCGAAGACGTACTCGAAGACGTGTCGCTGGAGACGCTGCAGGAGTACGCCGCCGACACGGAGTCCGAAGCCGATGCGACCAGCGAATGA
- a CDS encoding ribbon-helix-helix domain-containing protein, with the protein MSKIKVSLPDQVDSDIQRLVEQGEFLNRDQAVEDLLKRGISAYNTTTEETETLDEEIFDQTASEQQDPAMQDDFL; encoded by the coding sequence GTGAGCAAGATCAAGGTGTCACTCCCGGACCAAGTGGACTCGGACATCCAGCGACTCGTCGAACAGGGCGAGTTCCTCAACCGCGACCAGGCAGTCGAAGACCTCCTGAAGCGAGGGATTTCGGCCTACAACACCACGACGGAGGAGACCGAGACGCTCGACGAAGAGATTTTCGACCAGACGGCCTCCGAACAGCAGGACCCCGCGATGCAGGACGACTTCCTCTAG